A region of the Ancylothrix sp. D3o genome:
TTGAATTGCTTGATTACCAGAGATTGCTGAATTACCGGAGATTGCTTGATTATTTTGATGATTCTTGGTCATTTTTTGGCCTCTTTGATATTGTTGGGTGTTCTTTGGTATTCATGGGTTCATTGGAAGGTTTAATCTGTTAAACCTTCGTTCGGATACCGCGTAGCGGTTTTATTTGTGGTGGCATCCTCGCCATAATGATTAATGGTTTAGGAAAGCTTTGGCAGTTTGGCTGATTTCATTCCCCAGATACATTCCAATACTGGGAATTTTTTGTTTGAGTAAAACCACCGACAAGCGGTGAGATGGCTGTCTACTAAGTTTTGGGGAATTATTGTGAATTCTGCCGGACTACTGGTTAAACCTCTGTAAGTTTCACCGACTATGAAACCTTGCTTCTGCTCTATCACCCAATTCTTTATCAAGGTATCGAGAACGACATTAGATAGTTCTCGTGGCACGCCAAACATTACTATCTCAGGGTGATGGAAAGTATGGAATAAACCAACGGTGTAAGTAACAGTCGGCTGTTCTTTCCTGGCATCCCCTAATACATTGATTAAGTGATACCCTCGCGTTAATACGTTATTAGCGATTATTTGGAGGATGGGGGGATTTAATTGAAGTTGGGCTTTCAGGAAAACACCGGCCTCAATGGTTTTCTCGTAATTCTTCCTTACAGAAAAGGCTGGATGTTCCTGGATACTTTCAACTAAATCTAGGGCTGCGGTATAACCAGCAGTCCTCATGTAGTCAGAGAGAATATCGGTAGCGTATTCATAGTTGCCTGCTGCAACTGTCAGATAGAAAATGTTGTTGGTAGACATAATTTTGGGTATAGGAAACCAGAGCTTTAGATGGGGTCTAAAGCTTGAGGGAGTTTGATTGTTGGTCTAGTGATTTAGAAATCCAATTCGCAATCTTCGAGTGATTGTTCTTTCACCCATTCACCATCAATTGAAGGTTTAGATAATTTCTGGCCGGTGGGTGATAAAAATTGATACCAATGATCTGCAAATCTTGGGTGTTGTAAGATTTTGCAACCTTTCACCGGCTCTAATCTGACATCACCACCACGAGCATTGACCATCTCCATAATTTCATAAAGTGGCCCGTCCAACTTTTTCCACTCCTCACTTATTGGTTGTGGTGGTGGTAAGACGGTTAAATGTTGCAGTGGGTTGATAACTTTTTCAAATTTCCAACCTAATTTTAAGTCGTTGTTGTCGAGTGTCCCAAACCATTGGGTTTTTATTGCACCGAACTCGGTAATTTCCACCACAATGTCCCCAAATTTTAAGTCCCGATTTGGAGCGCCAATCCGAATGCAATCACCGACTTTAAAATCCTCTACTTTACTTACCGGCTCAAATTGGTAATCAGTAATGCTGGGGTTACTGATTGAGTTGGTTTGTAACCGGGCACGAAGTGAATTAATTTCTTCGAGTAAATTATTGCGTTCGGTTTCCAGTTTGTTGATTATTTCGGTGGCCGGTTCTTGTAAATGATCCACCGGCCCATCGACATCCA
Encoded here:
- a CDS encoding DUF4262 domain-containing protein: MSTNNIFYLTVAAGNYEYATDILSDYMRTAGYTAALDLVESIQEHPAFSVRKNYEKTIEAGVFLKAQLQLNPPILQIIANNVLTRGYHLINVLGDARKEQPTVTYTVGLFHTFHHPEIVMFGVPRELSNVVLDTLIKNWVIEQKQGFIVGETYRGLTSSPAEFTIIPQNLVDSHLTACRWFYSNKKFPVLECIWGMKSAKLPKLS